In Brachypodium distachyon strain Bd21 chromosome 2, Brachypodium_distachyon_v3.0, whole genome shotgun sequence, one genomic interval encodes:
- the LOC100841721 gene encoding uncharacterized protein LOC100841721: MAPLATDSVPRSSLTTVRSGGGFPERVLLDKTGRIAADRNATTAEAETSEGRPVAVSFWLVDAPEISSFSVDCPGLPEKDYHHGLPPFIICAEGRFVLFCVVLNVPRWKSFHLFLYTASSSEEPSLHLLPEPADCVVERFEYQNFAILPSSGGADRRRDYAVAFLDWKWNPHDNPCPQYYVNVFSSETRSWTRRKALLDVPESEKALLQLHEITKQIAVGTSSLAWVDLVRGIILLSDLFEQQPVVRHIPFPASRFCFADTDDDGLDSKISVEYFRDVACCDGLIKFVEIDFDDYPDCRSNGSAWKATTWNMEVSWNGWRKRCTVDVDGISVDSSYSAILPMLSDEHSEQLKLKNLIFLVPTLSMQDDDLLYIMAKVDYEDDTAWVIAVDMKHASVEALALVTEPSYSSPMYYPCAFPKYLSDMTPGTPKDYEKPGYTNDYKLLGLPQAKLLPRNKKSAGHAEQKSHKRKQERFDNPSSSHGDNKQELALGGTWSSRCQRLAVVLLELDHRWVYFVCWLVLPMLYIIFGLVIPFIAKLI; encoded by the coding sequence ATGGCGCCGCTCGCCACCGATTCCGTCCCCCGCTCCTCGCTGACCACGGTtcgctccggcggcggcttcccgGAGCGGGTCTTGCTCGACAAGACGGGCCGCATCGCCGCCGACCGGAACGCGACGACCGCGGAGGCCGAGACGAGCGAGGGGCGACCCGTGGCCGTCTCCTTCTGGCTCGTCGACGCGCCGGAgatctcctccttctccgtcGACTGCCCCGGCCTCCCGGAGAAAGACTACCACCACGGCCTCCCGCCCTTCATCATCTGCGCCGAGGGGCGCTTCGTCCTCTTCTGCGTCGTCCTCAACGTCCCTCGCTGGAAGTCCTTCCACCTCTTCCTCTACacggcttcttcttcagagGAGCCGTCGCTGCACCTGCTCCCGGAACCTGCCGACTGCGTGGTTGAGCGCTTCGAGTACCAGAATTTCGCCATCTTgccctcctccggcggcgccgaccgCCGGCGGGACTATGCCGTGGCGTTCCTCGATTGGAAGTGGAATCCCCATGATAATCCTTGCCCGCAGTATTACGTCAACGTCTTCTCGTCCGAGACACGGTCGTGGACCAGGAGGAAGGCTCTGTTGGATGTGCCGGAGTCTGAGAAGGCCCTTCTCCAATTACATGAGATCACCAAGCAGATCGCTGTCGGAACGAGTTCATTGGCCTGGGTTGATCTTGTGCGTGGCATTATCCTCCTCTCCGACCTGTTTGAGCAGCAGCCCGTCGTCAGACACATCCCGTTCCCGGCGTCGAGGTTTTGCTTCGCTGATACGGATGATGATGGTCTCGATTCCAAAATTTCTGTCGAGTACTttcgcgacgtcgcctgctGCGACGGTCTGATCAAGTTTGTGGAGATAGACTTCGATGATTACCCTGACTGCAGAAGCAATGGCAGCGCTTGGAAAGCCACCACCTGGAACATGGAGGTCTCTTGGAACGGTTGGCGCAAGCGTTGCACGGTTGATGTCGACGGAATCTCGGTTGACTCGAGCTATTCGGCTATTTTGCCCATGCTGTCGGATGAACACAGCGAGCAGCTGAAACTGAAGAATCTTATCTTCCTTGTCCCCACCCTGAGCATGCAAGATGATGATCTTCTTTACATCATGGCTAAGGTGGATTATGAAGACGACACAGCCTGGGTCATTGCTGTTGACATGAAACATGCGTCTGTGGAGGCATTAGCCCTGGTTACTGAACCGTCCTACTCTTCTCCGATGTACTATCCATGCGCCTTCCCCAAGTATCTCAGCGACATGACACCAGGAACACCTAAGGATTATGAGAAGCCAGGCTACACAAACGATTACAAATTGCTCGGCTTGCCTCAGGCTAAGCTGCTCCCCCGCAACAAGAAGTCAGCAGGCCACGCAGAGCAAAAGTCTCACAAGAGGAAGCAAGAGAGATTTGACAACCCCAGTAGCTCTCATGGGGATAATAAGCAGGAGCTGGCACTGGGCGGGACTTGGAGCTCTAGATGCCAACGACTAGCTGTGGTTCTACTGGAGCTGGATCACCGGTGGGTGTACTTTGTTTGCTGGCTAGTACTGCCGATGCTTTACATCATCTTCGGCTTAGTAATACCGTTCATTGCAAAGCTAATTTGA